The following coding sequences are from one Candidatus Zixiibacteriota bacterium window:
- a CDS encoding IS3 family transposase — IVQWIEGWYNRERMHTSLDDLSPVEFEERLLLESI, encoded by the coding sequence CCATCGTGCAGTGGATCGAGGGCTGGTACAACCGCGAACGCATGCACACCAGCCTGGACGATCTCAGTCCGGTTGAATTTGAGGAACGCTTGTTGCTGGAATCTATCTAA